The nucleotide window CAACTTCCGCTGGCTTCATTTGCTGAAGAGACGACAGCAGCTTTGGAATCAGAGTGGGGTGGAGAGGATTTTAGGAGATTCAATGGGTTTTAAGATGCATTTTGAATTGGTCTCTTTTCAACCCTTGTTCTAGTCTCCCGCAAGTCCTGGATTTCTATAATTGTCTttcgaccccccctcctcctcctcctcctcctccctaccCACACTTGTCTATCTTGCGCTCTCCTCAAACTCCAGCTTTAGTTTTCGGCTTCCTCTCCTTCATTTCTCACCACCACATGCCtggctgttgcctagcaacgctTCATTTGCAGACAAGACGTTTTCAGCGATCTGAAGGAGTCCTTGTGACCCCCCCCTTACATACATACACCAATTGTACCAATAGACTGCTGGGGACATGATGGTGTGTCCTCATAGTTTAATAGTCCCGTGTTTTAGAAATCATCCTCCCATAAAAGGTGTGATATTATGGGACATTGTACTTTATCTGTGGTGAAGATACATAAAGCAACTATGTTTAAATACATGGAAGAGGTCGGTTCAGGATTTACCTAAAATTCCCATTTATTCTTTCAAAGAACAGACCAATACTTAGCTGCTATGCAGATACTCACGTCGTAGGTTTGTTCCTGATCTTCTCTTAACTGCCCATTTAAATTTAGGAATGTAAAAGGTTGAACAATTCTCCCGAAATACGCTTTAAGTGGGCCTCAATGTCTGTGCTTCCACTTCCACACTCTCGCAAAGACACGGCGAGCAATAAGAAGCACAGATGAGTCATTCTGAAGCAGCACTTCCCCCACAGAATCTGCCTTCACTGAGAAAACACAACCCAGCACGAGATGTTACttaatgattattttattggaAAAACGAAATGTAAAGACTAGCATGTACAACTTGGAATGCAGATCAACTGAACGGAACAGTTTGACTGGGCCGGGCCTCGCcgcacccacacgcacacactcacacaaaaacacaagataGAAATGCCACAAAGCACCGACCCCGTCCCCACTAAACTGAATTTAACACCCCGAAGAATCATGATACAAGTGCAACCTTTGAGGCGATGTTCGGTCCCCTACGCATGCTTCAGTGACCACCACATTGTCCCAAAGGTCATCTTGTATATCATCACTTTTAAAGCCCACCCCAACCCCTCTAATAGTCTGTGAAACATCAAACGGGCTCAAATCTATGCCCCACCCAAGTTTCCCCCTCAAAAAAAAtggtaaaacacacaaaaggatAGAGTATCCTGACATGCCAGAAAAACAGAATCTAAAATGAGTTCtcccattttaaaatgttcttaaaaATATCTCTCATCACGGACTTTGTTTAGGGAGGCAAACTGCAACGGTTCTACTGGTTCACTGCCTCCAATCCATCGGTTAACTATCCCCTCCCTGCTCTCTGTGGGTCCCAGGCCAACCTACGGCGACAGCCTTCTGCCATTGGGCTCTTAACCCATCTAAAGCTGCATGcataaagaacagaaaaaaaggaaacaggaagtcataGAAGAAAGGCCATTGGCTCTCCCATATAATCACCAGGAAATCAGGCAGATGGAGCCAGGAAGCAGAGGCCAAACCAGCCGGCTGCAGAGAGGCTGCTTGGCTGAAAAGGTTGAGATCTGATTGGGTAGCTCAGCGCTGGGGGCGGGAAATACAAGCCAGTACATGCAGAGATCCATTTAGaattttttgttgtcttttttttctctttttttttaaaccctttttGAGCTTGTGAATATGGACATATTTTTAGGTTTTCCAACATTCAGTCTATACAGAACAGTATGAATAAATGTAGATTTTTGCAATAAGAGGTAAGTGAAACATTTGACTGATTCTTTGTCTTTAACATGAGCCCAGTTCATTTGGCAGTCATCATCTGAACAAATTCTGTGGGGAGAAACAAAGGACAAGAAAACTCATCAGCAACAATGTTAACAGGGTGAATGAATAATGATTGATCAGTTTAAGGAACCGCCATTGGACACACAACTTTATCAGCGCAGAGTGCAAAATACTGTTCAAAAATTACTTTGACGCTTAAGATCCCTTAAAAATGATTTCTCAATAAAAAGTTGTCTTTTTAAACGATTCTAGCTGTATGCATTATTCAAACtgaaaaacatttattcacaaATGTGAATCCCAATAAATGTTATATAATAAGTGGCAAATGGTCGGCAATGCAAATTTTGTGTTTAGAAAAGCTAAAATCACCCAGTAAACCCTGAAAAGCTTATTGTTAACAACGTTAGCTGGTTGAGTATCTCACACGCTGTGAACTTGTACACAAATATACTTGTACAGGTAGGAGTGACTCGACAATCCGGTACCTTCATAGTTGACCTGACCGTCTCCATCGATGTCTGCTTCTCTGATCATCTCGTCAACTTCCTCATCTGTCAGCTTCTCTCCCAGGTTAGTCATCACATGACGCAGCTCCGCTGCGCTGATGTAACCGttgccatcctgacacacacataATTCCAAAGTGAGTGAAAGAATAAGCAGAAACAGGCCGTTGGACGAAGGTTCAACACAAACTGACAGGTTGCACATTTCTGCAACTGGCTGAGATATGGCATCATAACCATAATGCTTATAAAAAGATatttaatagtttttatttcTAGACCAAATGTCCCACCAATTCTGACAGAGCAGCATTACAATTAATCAGCAGCTGTCAATGGAGACGATGTTTATAAAGTATCACTGTCAGAGCGAGTCCCTCCTTAGTTGTCAGCTGAAGCACATTCTGATCCCTGATGGAGGGGCTTTGTAAATCAATGCTAATCTGCTGATGACAAGAATGCTATACATCTAAGAACCCATTACTGTCGACAcagaacgaacacacacacacacacacacacacacacacacacacacacacacacacacacacacacacacacacacacacacacacacacacacacacacacacacacacacacacacacacacacacacacacacacacaccttatcgAAGACCCTGAATGCCTCCCGAATCTCCTCCTCACTGTCAGTGTCCTTCATCTTCCTTGCCATCATCGTCAGGAACTCAGGGAAGTCGATGGTACCATTGCCTGGTGGTGACAGAAAGAAGGTCAAAATTCAGAACTCAACCAGCAAATATAAATTAAGGTAGAAAAATGTGACAGGAGCAAAAGATGTTCCAAAAGATCTCCTCAGTTTCTGAACCGACGGTTCAGTCAGCGTACCGTCTGCGTCCACCTCATTGATCATGTCCTGGAGTTCGGCCTCAGTTGGATTTTGACCCAGGGACCTCATGACGGTGCCCAGCTCCTTAGTGGTGATGGTGCCATCGCCGTCCTTATCGAACAGGGAGAAGGCCTCCT belongs to Gasterosteus aculeatus chromosome 15, fGasAcu3.hap1.1, whole genome shotgun sequence and includes:
- the calm1a gene encoding calmodulin-1a produces the protein MADQLTEEQIAEFKEAFSLFDKDGDGTITTKELGTVMRSLGQNPTEAELQDMINEVDADGNGTIDFPEFLTMMARKMKDTDSEEEIREAFRVFDKDGNGYISAAELRHVMTNLGEKLTDEEVDEMIREADIDGDGQVNYEEFVQMMTAK